Below is a window of Apis mellifera strain DH4 linkage group LG15, Amel_HAv3.1, whole genome shotgun sequence DNA.
ttataaatatattattattttattacttttatttattaatttaattttcaaatagatcGAAATAGattgaagattaaaatataataatttatatttatttccatgaaaaattattttggaatattcaAAAGACGTTGTTTgtgaataattcaatatcgTTGCAAAGAAGATAGatgaatcttattatttttaatttaaacgataattttctcattattatatgattacatatatataatattgtaaatgaaGATTTCTCAACTATAGggaatcaaatttcaaaaattaaatacttattataaaaaatatatatataaagtattttaaaagcaattattaaaataatttaaatcaatctaatagaaataaatagaaataataatttcttaaatattttaagtaatcaatatttaaatcctGTTTTCATaacttattctaatatttttttaggcaGTTTCTGAAGAATCAATAAATAAGCTACGTAAAATAGAGTCAGTTTGCGCCGAAGAAAATGGTATTGACCTAAGTAAgttgcataaattataataataagtttacaaaatttaatgataatataatctttgattaatttttttatacgaacTTTAGAGAAAGCAGACGACGTTAAGAAGggtattttcgataaaaatgatgaaaaattggcTTGTTACGTTGATTGTATGCTGAAAAAAGTCGGATTTGTaagtataaatgataaaattatttaaacagaatatatataatttataattatgcatagaaaagtataataatcattCTCATTTTTATAACAGGTTAACGCAGACACAACTttcaacgaagaaaaattcagaGAAAGGACAACGAAATTAGACAGTGAACAGGTCAATCGATTAGTCAACAATTGTAAAGATATCAGTgagtagaaaaaatatttatttacaaaatataattctttatatattttctaattattaaaaataatatttttaacgaattgtttattgtttaaagaaatgttaatatttattgtattgttgtacttttattattacagcTGAATCCAATTCGTGTAAGAAATCTAGTAAATTACTGCAATGTTTCATAGACAACAATCTGATgaagatatttgaataatagtttaattaataattcatgtactgccaattttaataaacaaatatttgaaaacttaaattaataaaatattagtaatgCGATTGCTTGATGTCTCAGTTTTTGTAcctatattgattttaatctaAACAAATGGTTGTTGacattagtaataataataaaaatataataaatataatataataataataagctacaacaaaaacaagaattataatatcgtacgtaattatttacttctaaatccatttatttcataatttattatatttctatcttttaattatgtatttttgaattttatttcacagaaataaattattgttatttataaaaatgattaaaatatataatattaaattaaaattataaatgaatattcgaATAGATTCTGGAATATATTTgacaaaataaacaaaatttaccattttatatgatttgatAACTTATGCTTTGAAATATTgagtcaataaaaaaaaaagattaggaTATTTCTCATGTCatctataacatatatatatgctatgatttaaatatatatgtaaaattaaattaatcaaaaaatataaaataaaaatttgtatctatattattatctatatattaaatatctatctataataagtatctatatattaaatataaaaataaaattgttatatcttGTATGTATTACTCCTGCTCAATAATGCAGGGAttgacattattaattataggctttaattattttttaaaattaattatttagtaaaatctttttctatatatagtatttttatttaaaaaatgtttattaaacaaaacaacaattttgtttcaaactttttttatacaacaaatattttataaattatttaaatgataagaattatatatatttttatttaccaaataaattttagttttatgtttattacaaTAGcagatcattttattttataatttgagtttttctttctcaatcatatttttatattttattatgatcaatagtaatattttatgtaattatttgattactttttttattataatattacataatttacatCCTATacacttttttcattttaaaatttttgttactaggtattttaattattaatttattcaatattttttccaaatcaaGAGTTATTATCtagattttaaaacttttatgttatgaaatacataaaagtttaatatattatgatatatatgtagatatatatttcgattggTAATGATATATAAGACGCTTCATTTAAAGACATTTATTGCtatattaattgcaatattGAAGTGTACAATAAGTGGacaataaaaatcaagaattattcattaatgtttcattaaaataaaagtgtacaaatatttttgtttatatacaattaattttaagaaaaaaaaataaaaaaaaagaaggaaacaaatgattatttaaataaaattccatcttatttacatttaaattctattaatcatattataatttatattcgagagattaattatttgaatatttcttatagtTTTAAACGTTCTCtttaattcttcgaatattgttatataacagatgaataatttgatattgagAAATGTTAATgagttttcaaaattaaaaatatatatacaattatttttattacaataatagaacaaattttactatatttattaattttataattgcaatatttgcTTTTCAgtttgtttcataaaatatatcaggaacaaagattataattcataattatttcataataaatattattttaatattctcgaGAAGGACAAAACCAAGACTTGTGAAGTGGTCAAAcagtttgaattttattttcacaatagCTTAAGTATTTTCAATAGTCTAATAGTAATTTACGAGCGAGTTCCCTAACGCTTTCTAGGTCctcaatttaaatacaaatatagcAGCAATGGCCATTTGTCATACTTGCGCGCCTTGCGACGGAGCACTGTGGAACTGCGACATAACCTAACTAAATTACGAGGATTCATCCTTCAAAACTGTCTTCCAATATGACtattcaataattacaaatggacaagaaatatttattttggttTCAACGAAAAGAACTGACTGCATAaacttatgaatataataaatgagcAATGAGTCAGTAACTGAGCGATAACATTTAGAAAGGGAATGATTCAAATCAAATCagcaaataaatcaaaagtgtaaaatatatttttaaaaatttttataagatttcaagaaaatcgactttaaatattcatcaaatatatttgattatctcTCGAGTTATCTCTATAGTTCAGATTTGTTtatgatttcattatttatcaattcgaaatagtttatatagaattaatgttACGATTTCTCATGTTTCGATAAATTACGATAATAGAAGGACATTCTAAAGAGTATgatgaacaaagaaaaattctgaatatctTAACAATGAAATCtcatatttcgataaaaacaaaataatttatattaacaaaaaacacTAATTGATTTGGATTAGAAAAGAagtgaatatatttgatacatcTCTAGGatgtaatgttaaaatataaatggataatatgaatatttgatccactttataaaattaaaagtgagAATAAGTAATACTCTCTGAATCCAAAACATCTTAATCTCTTTAGATTATAAGGTCAATAAAGACATcattacaatatattcaaaacattgatttatgaattataataaaatattattataatgtattcgagttttttttattattaaaatattctgcaatgaaaaattcttcggtagattttaacttttctctttatttagaataatttaatttaaaaaaaaatacaaaattaaatatgcatatatatattcctaaaGAGTTAAccaaaacttaaaatatattcttatttttatattattataaggaTTAGCAAGccaatttaatctattattcttgtttgattaaaaaattatattttcgaaacgaattttaaaaaaaaaacttgcagAGATTTCCATGACGTACATATATAGAATGTGTGTTCCAAAAATGTTGGAACATCCGTTAAGTGAAATTTCAGGCAACACTTTCCTTTCAAAAAACATTCTGTTATAGCTTTGTTAACGAATTTGTCCAATCACGAAATGCGTTGCTTAATCAAGCCAATCGAGCATGAACAAGtccaaataatatatctcaaaaaaaaatatatattaagatagtggatatatcgatgaaaaatcaatcaagTAATTTTCAAAGTCCAGTAGATTTTGTTTTTCACAACAAGATCTCGTTTATTTGCCTTCTTATTGCGATAATCATActgttatataacatataaccaAATTGGTATaccaaaatttctatattttaaacagataaattttttttcaaaaaatttcattaatatgaaaaataaacgtatactatatatattttcacaataatctaactattgctattatttattatttacctttttatatatatttgaattgcaTATTGTATCCTGCATAATCTTATTtacttcaaaaaataaaaactaaaattcgataatcacattaaaaatagaaaattttaataaagatatatctaagcagttcttttctttttctttatttcttattccaatattacaaattatcttatcaaataagtgttaaaaaaaaatagttatgcAACATATCATATGTACAATGAGATCTAGAAATTCTTGCGAAAATTATTGcagaattaaatacaataaattggtatttgtaataaaaaaaaagatatttatttatgttagtTTCATAATCTTATTGAAACTATTGATAAGTATTTcacgtgtaataaaaaaaaatgaattaaaaaaaaattataacttttttctaattacattaacaattgataaaattttttatcaaatgataataattcacaTTAAAAGAAACAGTTTTGAGaacagttttttttctctatcttttaCAATTGGCGAATTATGAAAGTCGAAAAATaactgaattaattttattctcttagaatttgaacagagagagagagagagagagagagagagagagagagagagagagagagagagagagagagagagagagagagagacagaaagagagagaaattgcttaatatattatcatattcaaatatacatctcgaatgtttcaaaattggttaaaaaaatttgcgaaTAGGAAACTGTCATCGACGATTTTTGAATCGTACAAATTATAAcagattattcatttattcaggCACATTGAAGAACAATGctacgaaattaaataattaaaataaattcgatacgTTCGATGAATGTCTTATAATTgaatgtatatacatgtatatacaatatatattgcatataaatCGCGAATTGCTATATGAAACAATGATTAAATgaacatatacataaattttaatgacttttaaataaaggacaagattttgaataatttttttttttttataattttcttaccatgtaatcttaaaaaaaaaaatagtcagCGATCATTTAAAcaagattcaattttattcatatttattttttattatcctttgtatttattaatccttttattctttatattcaagatataaaaatatttcttattattttaataaacattcccttttattgtttaaaaattattgttcagatatatcatataaacgATGCATAATCTGactaaagaaatgaattttcttaaaaaaaaaaaagaaaaaaaaaaagaaaaaaagagatgatACAGAATCATTTACTGCTATTAATGGTAGGAGAAATTCTAATATGGaagtaatatagataataattatatcacaaCTATAAAAATAGTTCGTATGATTCGAATATATTCAGTTTTGATTTGATATACACGGAgatcagttgaatttttatttctgaaatcaacttattaaaaatgaaaactatCGTGCTTATTTTCGGCTTTTGCGTTTGCGTTGGTGCTCTggtaaacatttaaataattttaactttctccatatttattaaaaatattaatactcaGCACatctcaatttaaattttaaattttatttctacatttttacatattttaaaaatatttgcaattcgtaacttattcataatttatatccttgcgataaattattatttttttttttaatataaatttgttatatcaaatttttatttaatcatactGATTTTCTGTCAcctcttatataatattactattttcaaaataataaataataaaaatattttcggtaAAACatgttcaatattatatttacaaaaattacacaaaaaaaaaatatttttctagtatgaataattaataaaaaatagttcatTTCTACAATCTGTGAAATATTTGgagttaaaagaaaatgatcatATTgtcatgtattattaattatttattttatgataaaatttttatactgaatttctttttgatctttttatttttgatttattcataaatatattaattttacaatctctttaattttatgattctattttatttcgtgaaaatcgagaataaaaatatataaagaaatacaataatttaaaattatttagattaaaaataataatattctcttaTCTTCTTTgctattacatttaattattcagaaataGATATCTCTCAGAGATTtcaaaactatatttaatcgatataattttcgagCTCGTTATATTATACGATTACGTTATGAtgctataaataaagatactaCTATTAAAAACTTCATTAACATTtaagattttgaaaagaagatacatataaaataattacataaatacttcaaataaataaataatcattttttaaaatattttatttaactacataatacataaatctattttaattttcataatattttaatttttttttttttagacaatcgaagaattaaaaactaGATTGCATACTGAGCAATCAGTTTGCAAAACAGAAACTGGCATTGATCAGCGTAAGTTgcgaaataacgaaatatttagaaataaaaaaatttctgattaactttttctattcgaattttagaaaaagcaAATGACGTTATTGAAGGCAATATCGATgtagaagataaaaaagttCAATTGTACTgtgaatgtatattaaaaaatttcaacattgttagtatataataataagattatatttaattagaactatataaataatatataataaaataaaaacacgaaataaaaaaattattatcatttttgcaACAGCTTGACAAAAACAATGTCTTTAAACCACAAGGAATCAAAGCAGTCATGGAATTACTTATAGACGAGAATTCTGTTAAACAATTAGTCTCCGATTGTTCAACCATctgtaagtaaaaaattatcaatgaaaaaattaatttatatattacatattatttattctttatgtattattctttattctttctttattctttaattattacacaaaactttaaataaattattcattattgtttattacattgacatatatttatcattatagcTGAAGAAAATCCACATTTGAAAGCAAGTAAGTTAGTACAATgtgtttcgaaatataaaacgatGAAATCAGTAGATTTTCTCTAAATATTCAACTatcaaaaggaaagaaaatttatttataacacgaGATGTCTACTTTTTAGCttgattgtaaaaaatatttaaagatttatattaataaactggtatacaattatttaacgtctaaattttgattaattacctattaaattttgttgctTCTTCATTctgttattgtttttatatttttattatttctctaatctagtatgtatatattgttactatttctaaaattcttttcgattcgtaatcttttgaaattcttttacgttaaaattacgaattttattctgaaacatttttattatttatttcatattattccgttatttataaaaattattaaaatatacaatattttagaaattgtaattgtGGTTGTAAGACGAATACAAAAtagatttatcatttcatgagatttaaacgaataatatatgaaaattttttctcattataattaatttattataagtttaatGATCGTATCATTTCTTATCACatttaattctgaaataaatttaataacagaatgaattattacctaataataataaatatgtaatttaaatattatcttatcataattttctcttgattcttgaatttataataattgtttatttaataattaaaaactgatttgtatttagtaaaaaataaaataaaatatattatgttttgcaatttaataatcatatcatCTTTCAATAAACCATCTTTCTGATAAACCAATGAATGCGTGATATTCATATGAATTTTgacgatttttaaatagatgataagattttaaataattttcttctatatatgtaatcttataaaaaaaaaaactagtcaaatgataataaataaacaaaattcaattttattcacatttatttttttttaatcgtttcatactttatattaaagatataaaaaaaaataattattaattattatttctttggaattattaaaaattaattatttggatatttttttattattttaataaacatttttttccttttattttttaaatattattttaatattgttttgtgTATGTTATATAAACCATGCATAatctgaatgaaaaaatattagtgagtttttcttaacaaaaaaaaaaaagaaaaagatcatgatcaattattgctattattactatttatggaaagaaaaattgtaacataaataataataattatagataataagtttttgatttgcaaaaaattgttattatttctacaTCAGAAAATAtccgaatataaaattttggacttctcctaaaattttaatttaatcgattgatttttaaaatcatctttcgataaaaaaaatttatatacttgcaattttactgaaaataaaaaaattgttcgttaatattttattaataaataagtgttgagaaaattttttgtaaaccattatatgtaattaattttgaaaaaaggatagataaaaaaaaagaaacgaacgatcgtttaaatgaaattcaaacttatattctattaatcgttttattcaaaagataaaatttctcaatattttaataaatattgtcttgtactctttaaatattattgtattattatttagatatgtTATATAAGCGATGTATAATCTGATTGAAgagatattaatgaatttttattaaaaaaaaaaattagaattatttataattattaataaaagaagaattctaAGATTGTAATTATACTTCAATTATGGAAACATTTCCTGCAAttcaatattatgtatttattttttgttcaatattctttgaaatatcatttgaatttCTCGTTTCTGTGAAGTATATTaacaaggaaaataaaaattattgtagttATTTTTGCCTTCTTCTTTACTAATGCATCTTTTACTGCGTTGTtcgtaaatgtttaaatatttttaatttgactcatctttttttcatatttgataatcataattattcatatttatcatccatctttaaattttcctctttattatatctttaaaaatattttcaattgtcgCAACTTGTATCTTTTCGAtagattattttcctttttaatatacataaatttgttacaataaatttttattcaataatacgtaatcttcctttatttataattttttttttacaataatcacaatacttaatttatttataattacacttttttatctataacacattaaaaataaatataatattaatttattagcaatataatattaataagcaatataatattcgtgCGACGAGCAGAGAGCAACACGACCGCTCCGCTCCGTGTCCGGAAAACGACTTCtctaaatcgatattttgaatACGAATGTTGTTATTCTGTGCCGTCGATCATGACATTCCATTCCGTGGCTGTTCAATgcttataacaatattattaatcctttCGATTCTGTATATTTGCAAAacgataaataacaaataattaattaacaattaagaattttagttatctaaaaaaaagttatctaattttagattaatcttaatcaaaaaaaaaaaatatatattttcctattataaataatttgtatgaaAGAATCTTTTCCACAGtctgtaaaaaatttagtatctcaagaaattgataatataattattttgttattaattatttattttataatattttaatatcgaatttgatttcgatttctttatattcgtttcatttataaatatattaattttacaatcaattttgcgtattctttttgttttattttatttcttattgaaaTAGATCGAGAACAAAGATTggaatatagtaatatataataattttgattaaatattattttaaaattcttaatatacatatttctaaataattttaatatagtaagaaattaaattttaatttgtattgacataattgttttaaaaatttccattattatatgaatattacattataatttatattatagtagtgaaaatattatcaataagaaaacttttttaatatttgaagatgaatagaaaatttttaaaagaaaatatacatatattgaataaataaataatcatttttaaaatattttatttaactatataatacataaatctatttttcataacatattttaatgctttcttttttctcacaattgaagaattaaaaactaaCCTATATGCCGAGCAATCAATTTTCAGTGCAGAAACTGATACTGATCAATGTAAGTtgcaaataacgaaaaatttaaaaataataaaatttttaattaatttttttattattcgaatttcagaaaaaacaaatgatgTTATTCAAGACAATATATAGAAGATAAGAATA
It encodes the following:
- the Obp13 gene encoding odorant binding protein 13 precursor — encoded protein: MKTIIFIFAFCLVGILAVSEESINKLRKIESVCAEENGIDLKKADDVKKGIFDKNDEKLACYVDCMLKKVGFVNADTTFNEEKFRERTTKLDSEQVNRLVNNCKDITESNSCKKSSKLLQCFIDNNLMKIFE
- the Obp14 gene encoding odorant binding protein 14 precursor yields the protein MKTIVLIFGFCVCVGALTIEELKTRLHTEQSVCKTETGIDQQKANDVIEGNIDVEDKKVQLYCECILKNFNILDKNNVFKPQGIKAVMELLIDENSVKQLVSDCSTISEENPHLKASKLVQCVSKYKTMKSVDFL